The Flavobacterium marginilacus genome window below encodes:
- a CDS encoding phage tail protein, translating into MDDELMGTIKLFAGNFAPRGYYTCEGQLLSISQNTALFSILGTTYGGDGISTFKLPDLRGAFPTQCSNIGGVHPGGTYTLGEVGGTQSFTITSVNMPPHTHTIVKGQGSNLTGTISVNTVLQASTSPGADSTPSATNNALGKTVDTNGNSDPNLYTNATPNQNLAGISSTVNNNLNFDPTGLQLTPWGSGPSPVPTVPPFVAMQYIICYQGIYPSRP; encoded by the coding sequence ATGGACGACGAATTAATGGGAACCATCAAACTTTTTGCAGGTAATTTTGCTCCTAGGGGCTACTATACTTGTGAGGGACAATTATTGTCAATTAGTCAAAATACAGCATTATTTAGTATCTTAGGAACTACCTATGGGGGTGATGGGATAAGTACTTTTAAATTACCTGATTTGCGTGGAGCATTTCCAACACAATGTTCAAATATTGGAGGAGTTCATCCTGGAGGAACATACACATTAGGTGAAGTTGGCGGTACTCAATCATTTACTATAACATCAGTAAATATGCCTCCTCATACCCACACTATAGTAAAAGGTCAAGGATCCAATTTGACTGGTACTATTTCGGTAAATACAGTACTACAAGCTAGTACAAGTCCAGGAGCTGATTCTACACCTTCTGCAACCAATAATGCATTAGGAAAAACAGTTGATACCAATGGTAATAGTGACCCTAATTTGTATACTAATGCCACACCAAATCAAAATTTAGCAGGAATTAGTTCAACAGTGAACAATAATTTGAATTTTGACCCCACTGGTTTACAACTCACTCCTTGGGGGTCTGGTCCATCACCAGTACCCACAGTACCGCCTTTTGTAGCTATGCAATATATTATATGTTACCAAGGAATCTATCCTTCTAGACCATAA
- a CDS encoding tRNA (cytidine(34)-2'-O)-methyltransferase gives MLNIVLVEPEIPNNTGNIGRLCVGTESRLHLIHPFGFIINDKNLKRSGLDYWVHLDVTEYQNVEEWMQQIPKKSRVFLMSSHATKSIYDAKFQDGDWLVFGKESVGLSPEFMVLFENHLTIPMSNLIRSFNIANSVAFVVGEAKRQIGLK, from the coding sequence ATGCTAAACATCGTTCTCGTAGAACCCGAAATACCTAATAATACCGGAAATATTGGCCGTTTATGCGTAGGCACCGAAAGCCGGCTCCATTTAATCCATCCTTTTGGATTTATAATCAATGATAAAAATCTCAAGCGCTCCGGACTCGACTATTGGGTGCATTTGGATGTTACCGAATATCAAAATGTAGAAGAATGGATGCAGCAAATACCGAAAAAATCAAGGGTTTTCCTGATGAGTTCCCATGCTACAAAATCCATTTATGACGCAAAATTTCAAGATGGGGATTGGCTGGTTTTTGGAAAGGAAAGTGTTGGTTTAAGTCCTGAATTTATGGTATTGTTCGAAAATCATTTGACGATTCCAATGTCAAATTTGATCAGAAGTTTTAATATTGCTAATTCGGTTGCTTTTGTGGTTGGAGAAGCGAAGAGGCAGATTGGATTGAAATAA
- a CDS encoding pseudouridine synthase, which translates to MSHHHFLLHKPYGYLSQFIYELKRKKKLLGELYNFPAGTMAIGRLDEDSEGLLLLTTDGKMSEIIRSKRVDKEYYVQVDGIITQQAIDELKEGVEIGFNGGKYKTKKCEARLITEIPDFGPRGKKIRDERHGPTSWASITINEGKFRQVRKMTSAVGFPTLRLVRVRIGNIHLNNLKAGEAVEVDDFNLNNNLNNNEKNQKI; encoded by the coding sequence ATGTCTCACCATCACTTTCTTCTTCACAAACCTTATGGTTATTTAAGTCAGTTTATTTATGAATTAAAGAGAAAGAAAAAACTCTTGGGCGAATTATACAATTTTCCAGCTGGAACTATGGCAATCGGAAGATTGGACGAAGATTCGGAAGGTTTACTTTTATTGACGACTGATGGGAAAATGAGTGAAATCATCCGAAGTAAAAGAGTTGATAAAGAATATTATGTTCAAGTTGATGGAATAATTACTCAGCAAGCTATTGATGAATTAAAAGAAGGTGTTGAGATTGGCTTTAATGGAGGAAAATACAAAACCAAAAAATGTGAAGCGAGGCTCATTACTGAAATTCCAGATTTTGGTCCTCGGGGTAAAAAAATTCGGGACGAGCGTCATGGACCAACTTCCTGGGCTTCCATCACTATAAACGAAGGCAAGTTTCGGCAAGTACGTAAAATGACTTCAGCAGTCGGTTTTCCTACTTTACGTCTGGTGCGTGTCCGCATTGGAAACATACATTTAAACAATTTAAAAGCTGGAGAAGCAGTTGAGGTTGACGATTTTAATTTAAATAACAATTTAAATAACAATGAAAAAAATCAAAAAATCTAA
- a CDS encoding MBG domain-containing protein, which produces MIKKLLFIGCFLSLFSSSLAQTNLSAGDIAIIGTNYDVVPYEMTIVNLVPISAGTVIRITDYGYDEATGTFGTTSVANLAEGSITWTLTSAMPAGTVTKFSITGGTTPSVSGLPGTVSFTGWTYNLAPGSCPVPAGGDNWFIFQGSSATSVSQFVFGWVNTFGTTFNGINQPAGQFLVPGTGLQPNNGNSYLPPSLTLGSTAIALNRDPNNGGYHGDNNTYKGTLTAASKSNLLTAICSIANWNTSESTTYDISPGGTQFTGTNPIFKIGVLLNTSPTLTFSSNPAAITSDDVASDGDGGSQDISDIDIQVYNISNTNGTLLPALSWQNNSYIGSSNASYSGLTNENNAGSKGMAIKSANGNEFRLNQFVYYNWGETSSFTNTVKGYRDGNEVASTTFDGFDSGYTPKTITLTSAFQNVDEVRFYISAGGYVGNQSATNHSINSISVSTPVVTTNTAPTDIALSPNTINENVTANSTVGTLSTTDIDSGDTFTYTLEAGAGSTDNAAFNISGSNLRITASPDFETKSSYSVRLRTTDQGGLFFDKVFTVTISDVNEAPTNLALSATSINENVAANSTVGTLSTTDIDSGDTFTYTLEAGAGSTDNAAFNISGSNLRITASPNFETKSSYSVRLRTTDQGGLFFDKVFTVTINDVNEAPTNLALSPTAINENVAANSTVGVLSSTDVDDSSFTYTLVSGTGDTDNAVFTISGSNLKITVSPDFETKSSYSVRVKTTDLGGLSFEKVFTITVNDVCEVIDTVTQTSGVLTADQPGAIYQWIQCPATILIGENGQSYTPPSSGNYAVVVTIGLCSVISSCVAVNPITTPTVSTTAATGVGASKATLGGNVTADGGATVTEKGIVWATASNPTTSNNKVTNGTGTGSFSAVISSLPAGTLVHFRAYAINSAGTSYGTDLTFTTNAALSATTSQTDVACNSGTSGSASVTAAGGVAPYTYSWSPSGGNGATASGLTAGSYSVIITDNESTQVTKNFTISEPTALATTAASQTNVSCNGGSNGAAAINTPTGGASGYTYNWTPGNPTGDGTTSVTGLTPGTWTCTVTDANNCTTAVNFTITQPSAITATTSQTNVTCNGATNGSASVTAAGGAGGYTYSWAPSGGNAAVATGLAVGTYTCTITDANNCQITKNFTITQPTAITATTSKTNVACNGATNGSASVTAAGGAGGYTYSWAPSGGNAAVATGLAAGTYTCTITDANNCQITKNFTITQPTAITATTSQTNVACNGGTNGSASVTAAGGAGGYTYSWAPSGGTAATATGLAAGTYTCTITDANNCQITKNFTITQPTAITATTSQTNVACNGGTNGSASVTAAGGAGGYTYSWAPSGGTAATATGLAVGTYTCTITDANNCQITKNFTITQPTAITATTSQTNVACNGGTNGSASVTAAGGAGGYTYSWAPSGGTAATTTGLAVGTYTCTITDANNCQITKNFTITQPTAITATTSQTNVACNGGTNGSASVTAAGGAGGYTYSWAPSGGTAATATGLAAGTYTCTITDANNCQITKNFTITQPTAITATTSQTNVACNGGTNGSASVTAAGGSGGYTYSWAPSGGTAATATGLAAGTYTCTITDANNCQITKNFTITQPTAITATTSQTNVACNGATNGSASVTAAGGAGGYTYSWTPTGGTAATATGLAAGTYTCTITDANNCQITKNFTITQPTAITATTSQTNVACNGGTNGSASVTAAGGAGGYTYSWAPSGGTAATATGLAAGTYTCTITDANNCQITKNFTITQPTAITATTSQTNVACNGGTNGSASVTAAGGAGGYTYSWAPSGGTAATATGLAVGTYTCTITDANNCQITKNFTITQPTAITATTSQTNVACNGGTNGSASVTAAGGAGGYTYSWAPSGGTAATTTGLAVGTYTCTITDANNCQITKNFTITQPTAITATTSQTNVACNGGTNGSASVTAAGGAGGYTYSWAPSGGTAATTTGLAVGTYTCTITDANNCQITKNFTITQPTAINFTTTILSGYDYNTGYSQTIVASGGTDPKTYAITAGSLPSGFSLSTAGQITGISTQIADSNFTVTATDANNCTATYNYVLKLNQIPITVTATPSQTKIYGESDPVLTYTVSPSLLSGDSFTGSLTRVSGENIGNYAINQGSLSAGAKYLITYVGANFAITAKPITVTATASQTKVYGTTDPVFAYTISPSLVGSDAFTGTLTRAAGENIGNYAINQGSLTAGSNYTISYAGANFAITAKPITVTATASQTKVYGTTDPVFAYTVSPSLVGSDAFTGALTRAAGENIGTYAINQGSLTAGSNYTISYAGANFAITAKPITVTATASQTKVYGTTDPVFAYTVSPSLVGSDAFTGALTRAAGVNVGVYAITQGTLSAGTNYSITYVSKDFTITAKPITVTANTSQTKVYGTTDPVFTYTVSPSLVGSDAFTGVLTRAAGVNVGVYAITQGTLSAGTNYSITYVSKDFTITKADQVITWNQTLGLGCNGETSIVLTAVANSGLAVNYASSNTNIATVSNNSVIFQNYGSAAITASQPGNINYNAAPAVVLPVVSSQPNLIRKQFENIIFFDNSSKSFKLYSWYKNGVLVPGQTSQYFKESGPLNGTYYAVATKLDGTLITTCTLTLSPTIEEEYIRIVPNPVRSNASFQLITNVSTNRLQNARIEVYNLTGNLLTTINTSQNTIDMIAPSVEGIYIVKMTLTNGKYFTKNLLVRN; this is translated from the coding sequence ATGATAAAAAAACTACTTTTCATTGGATGTTTTCTAAGTTTGTTTTCATCCTCATTGGCTCAAACCAATTTATCGGCGGGTGACATTGCTATTATTGGTACCAATTACGATGTTGTCCCTTATGAAATGACTATCGTAAATCTTGTTCCTATCTCAGCAGGTACTGTTATTAGAATAACTGATTATGGATATGATGAAGCTACTGGTACTTTCGGAACCACTTCTGTAGCTAATTTAGCAGAAGGCTCGATTACTTGGACGTTAACTTCTGCTATGCCAGCTGGAACAGTTACTAAATTTTCAATTACAGGAGGAACAACTCCTAGCGTTTCTGGATTACCAGGCACTGTTAGCTTTACAGGCTGGACATATAATCTAGCTCCGGGTAGCTGTCCAGTTCCTGCTGGAGGTGATAACTGGTTTATTTTTCAAGGAAGTTCCGCTACATCTGTAAGTCAATTTGTATTTGGCTGGGTAAACACATTTGGTACCACTTTTAATGGTATAAATCAACCAGCAGGGCAATTTCTTGTACCTGGAACTGGACTTCAGCCCAACAATGGTAATTCGTATTTACCTCCATCTCTTACTCTTGGATCAACTGCTATTGCACTTAATAGAGATCCTAATAACGGAGGATATCATGGTGACAATAATACCTATAAAGGCACTTTAACAGCGGCTTCAAAAAGTAATCTTTTAACAGCTATTTGTAGTATTGCAAATTGGAATACTAGCGAATCAACAACTTACGACATCAGTCCAGGAGGAACACAATTTACTGGAACAAATCCTATTTTCAAAATAGGTGTACTGCTTAACACTTCTCCTACGTTAACATTTTCAAGCAATCCAGCAGCAATTACTAGTGATGACGTTGCTTCTGATGGAGATGGTGGTTCGCAAGATATATCCGATATTGATATTCAGGTATATAATATTTCCAATACAAACGGTACTTTACTCCCCGCATTATCTTGGCAAAACAATTCTTATATAGGAAGTTCCAACGCATCCTATTCAGGCCTAACCAATGAAAACAATGCAGGTTCAAAAGGAATGGCAATAAAATCAGCCAATGGCAATGAATTTCGTCTCAATCAATTTGTCTATTACAACTGGGGAGAAACCTCATCCTTTACTAATACGGTAAAGGGTTATAGAGATGGTAATGAAGTAGCTTCTACCACTTTTGATGGTTTTGATTCAGGTTATACTCCAAAAACAATAACTTTAACATCGGCCTTTCAAAATGTAGACGAGGTACGATTTTATATCAGTGCTGGCGGATATGTAGGTAACCAATCTGCTACCAATCATAGTATAAATTCTATTTCAGTTTCAACACCTGTAGTCACAACTAACACTGCGCCTACTGACATTGCTCTTTCGCCTAATACTATTAACGAAAATGTGACGGCTAATTCAACCGTAGGCACACTCTCCACTACAGATATTGATTCAGGGGATACTTTTACTTATACTTTAGAAGCAGGAGCAGGAAGTACAGATAATGCTGCTTTCAATATCAGCGGTTCAAATTTAAGAATAACGGCCAGCCCTGATTTTGAAACCAAATCATCCTATTCTGTTCGCTTAAGAACTACAGATCAAGGAGGTTTGTTTTTTGATAAAGTTTTTACTGTTACCATCAGTGATGTGAATGAAGCACCAACGAATTTAGCCCTTTCAGCTACTTCTATCAACGAAAATGTGGCGGCTAATTCAACCGTAGGCACACTCTCCACTACAGATATTGATTCAGGGGATACTTTTACTTATACTTTAGAAGCAGGAGCAGGAAGTACAGATAATGCTGCTTTCAACATCAGCGGTTCAAATTTAAGAATAACGGCCAGCCCAAATTTTGAAACTAAATCTTCCTATTCTGTTCGCTTAAGAACTACAGATCAAGGAGGTTTGTTTTTTGATAAAGTTTTTACTGTTACCATCAATGATGTGAATGAAGCTCCAACTAATTTAGCCCTTTCACCTACTGCGATTAACGAAAATGTGGCGGCTAATTCAACTGTGGGAGTTCTTTCTTCTACCGATGTTGATGACAGCTCGTTTACCTATACTTTAGTGTCTGGGACTGGAGATACAGATAATGCTGTGTTTACCATTTCGGGGAGCAATTTGAAAATTACTGTTAGTCCTGATTTTGAAACTAAATCTTCCTACTCTGTTCGTGTGAAAACTACAGATCTGGGTGGTCTTAGCTTTGAAAAAGTATTTACTATTACTGTTAATGATGTATGTGAAGTAATTGATACCGTAACTCAAACATCTGGTGTTTTAACAGCGGATCAGCCTGGCGCTATCTACCAATGGATTCAATGTCCAGCAACTATATTAATTGGTGAAAACGGACAATCGTATACACCGCCAAGTAGTGGTAATTATGCAGTTGTTGTAACAATAGGCTTATGCAGCGTAATATCATCATGTGTAGCTGTAAATCCAATCACAACTCCAACAGTTTCAACAACCGCAGCAACTGGAGTAGGTGCTTCAAAAGCAACATTAGGAGGAAATGTTACTGCAGATGGCGGAGCCACTGTAACTGAAAAAGGTATTGTCTGGGCAACAGCCAGCAATCCTACTACTTCAAATAACAAAGTTACAAATGGAACTGGAACAGGAAGTTTTAGTGCAGTTATTTCTTCTTTACCAGCTGGAACACTTGTACACTTTAGAGCGTATGCCATCAATTCTGCAGGTACAAGTTATGGTACAGATTTAACTTTTACTACAAATGCTGCCCTGTCGGCAACAACTTCACAAACCGACGTGGCTTGTAACAGCGGAACCTCAGGTTCAGCTTCAGTAACTGCTGCGGGAGGTGTTGCTCCTTATACCTATTCTTGGTCTCCTTCTGGAGGAAATGGAGCTACAGCCTCTGGTTTAACAGCTGGATCTTATTCAGTTATTATAACAGATAACGAATCGACACAAGTCACAAAAAACTTTACTATTTCAGAACCTACTGCTTTAGCAACTACTGCGGCTTCACAAACCAATGTTTCTTGTAATGGTGGTTCTAACGGAGCTGCTGCAATCAACACACCAACTGGTGGAGCGAGTGGTTATACCTATAACTGGACGCCTGGCAACCCAACGGGTGATGGTACAACTTCGGTAACTGGACTAACTCCTGGTACATGGACCTGTACTGTAACTGATGCAAATAATTGTACTACAGCCGTTAACTTCACAATTACGCAGCCTTCAGCCATTACCGCAACCACTTCGCAAACCAACGTGACCTGCAATGGAGCAACTAACGGGTCAGCTTCGGTAACTGCTGCAGGCGGTGCCGGCGGATATACCTATTCATGGGCTCCATCCGGAGGAAATGCTGCTGTGGCTACAGGATTGGCTGTTGGTACTTACACCTGTACCATCACAGATGCCAACAATTGTCAAATCACAAAAAACTTTACCATAACACAGCCTACGGCTATTACCGCAACCACTTCAAAAACCAACGTGGCCTGCAATGGAGCAACTAACGGGTCAGCTTCGGTAACTGCTGCAGGCGGTGCCGGCGGATATACCTATTCATGGGCTCCATCCGGAGGAAATGCTGCTGTGGCTACAGGATTGGCTGCTGGCACATACACCTGTACCATCACGGATGCCAACAATTGTCAGATCACAAAAAACTTTACCATAACGCAGCCTACGGCCATTACCGCAACTACTTCGCAAACCAATGTGGCTTGTAACGGCGGAACTAACGGGTCGGCTTCGGTAACTGCTGCCGGTGGTGCTGGCGGATATACCTATTCATGGGCTCCATCTGGTGGAACGGCTGCTACAGCTACAGGATTAGCTGCTGGCACTTACACCTGTACCATCACGGATGCCAACAACTGCCAGATCACGAAAAACTTTACCATAACACAGCCTACGGCAATTACCGCAACTACTTCGCAAACCAACGTGGCTTGTAACGGCGGAACTAACGGGTCGGCTTCGGTAACTGCTGCCGGTGGTGCCGGCGGATATACCTATTCATGGGCTCCATCTGGTGGAACGGCTGCTACGGCTACAGGATTGGCTGTTGGCACTTACACCTGTACCATCACGGATGCCAACAATTGTCAGATCACAAAAAACTTTACCATAACACAGCCTACGGCCATTACCGCAACTACTTCGCAAACCAACGTGGCTTGTAACGGTGGAACTAACGGGTCGGCTTCGGTAACTGCTGCCGGTGGTGCCGGCGGATATACCTATTCATGGGCTCCATCTGGTGGAACGGCTGCTACGACTACAGGATTGGCTGTTGGCACTTACACCTGTACCATCACGGATGCCAACAATTGTCAAATCACAAAAAACTTTACCATAACACAGCCTACAGCCATTACCGCAACTACTTCGCAAACCAACGTGGCTTGTAACGGTGGAACTAACGGGTCGGCTTCGGTAACTGCTGCAGGCGGTGCTGGCGGATATACCTATTCATGGGCTCCATCTGGTGGAACGGCTGCTACAGCTACAGGATTGGCTGCTGGCACTTACACCTGTACCATCACGGATGCCAACAACTGCCAGATCACAAAAAACTTTACCATAACACAGCCTACGGCAATTACCGCAACTACTTCGCAAACCAACGTGGCTTGTAACGGTGGAACTAACGGGTCGGCTTCGGTAACTGCTGCTGGTGGTTCTGGCGGATATACCTATTCATGGGCTCCATCTGGTGGAACGGCTGCTACGGCTACAGGATTGGCTGCTGGCACTTACACCTGTACCATCACGGATGCCAACAATTGTCAGATCACGAAAAACTTTACCATAACACAGCCTACAGCTATTACCGCAACCACTTCGCAAACCAACGTGGCCTGCAATGGAGCAACTAACGGATCGGCTTCGGTAACTGCTGCAGGCGGTGCCGGCGGATATACCTATTCATGGACTCCAACTGGTGGTACTGCTGCTACTGCTACAGGATTGGCTGCTGGCACTTACACCTGTACCATCACGGATGCCAACAATTGTCAGATCACAAAAAACTTTACCATAACACAGCCTACGGCCATTACCGCAACTACTTCGCAAACCAACGTGGCTTGTAACGGCGGAACTAACGGGTCAGCTTCGGTAACTGCTGCCGGTGGTGCTGGCGGATATACCTATTCATGGGCTCCATCTGGTGGAACGGCTGCTACAGCTACAGGATTAGCTGCTGGCACTTACACCTGTACCATCACGGATGCCAACAACTGCCAGATCACGAAAAACTTTACCATAACACAGCCTACGGCAATTACCGCAACTACTTCGCAAACCAACGTGGCTTGTAACGGCGGAACTAACGGGTCGGCTTCGGTAACTGCTGCCGGTGGTGCCGGCGGATATACCTATTCATGGGCTCCATCTGGTGGAACGGCTGCTACGGCTACAGGATTGGCTGTTGGCACTTACACCTGTACCATCACGGATGCCAACAATTGTCAGATCACAAAAAACTTTACCATAACACAGCCTACAGCCATTACCGCAACTACTTCGCAAACCAACGTGGCTTGTAACGGTGGAACTAACGGGTCGGCTTCGGTAACTGCTGCCGGTGGTGCCGGCGGATATACCTATTCATGGGCTCCATCTGGTGGAACGGCTGCTACGACTACAGGATTGGCTGTTGGCACTTACACCTGTACCATCACGGATGCCAACAATTGTCAAATCACAAAAAACTTTACCATAACACAGCCTACAGCCATTACCGCAACTACTTCGCAAACCAACGTGGCTTGTAACGGTGGAACTAACGGGTCGGCTTCGGTAACTGCTGCAGGCGGTGCTGGCGGATATACCTATTCATGGGCTCCATCTGGTGGAACGGCTGCTACGACTACAGGATTGGCTGTTGGCACTTACACCTGTACCATCACGGATGCCAACAATTGTCAAATCACAAAAAACTTTACCATAACACAGCCTACGGCTATAAATTTCACAACAACAATTTTATCTGGTTATGATTACAATACTGGATATAGTCAAACTATAGTAGCTTCAGGAGGAACAGACCCTAAAACGTATGCAATTACAGCAGGAAGTCTGCCTTCTGGTTTTTCGCTATCAACAGCTGGACAGATAACAGGTATTTCAACTCAAATTGCTGATAGTAATTTTACTGTTACCGCTACTGATGCTAATAATTGTACAGCTACCTATAATTATGTCCTGAAATTAAATCAAATTCCAATTACGGTAACTGCAACACCTTCTCAAACTAAAATATATGGGGAGAGTGATCCTGTTTTAACTTATACAGTATCACCAAGTTTGCTTTCGGGAGATTCATTCACAGGATCTTTAACAAGAGTTAGTGGTGAAAATATTGGTAATTATGCTATTAATCAAGGTTCGCTTTCAGCAGGGGCTAAGTATTTAATTACTTATGTTGGTGCTAACTTTGCTATTACTGCCAAACCAATTACAGTAACGGCAACTGCATCGCAAACAAAAGTGTACGGAACTACAGATCCTGTTTTTGCCTATACTATTTCGCCAAGTTTAGTAGGTAGTGATGCCTTTACTGGAACTTTAACAAGAGCTGCTGGGGAAAACATTGGAAACTATGCTATTAACCAAGGAAGTTTGACTGCGGGTTCTAATTATACGATTAGTTACGCAGGGGCTAACTTTGCTATTACTGCAAAACCAATTACAGTAACAGCAACTGCATCGCAAACAAAAGTGTACGGAACAACAGATCCTGTTTTTGCTTATACAGTTTCGCCAAGTTTGGTGGGTAGTGATGCCTTTACTGGTGCTTTAACAAGAGCTGCTGGGGAAAACATTGGAACTTATGCTATTAACCAAGGAAGTTTGACTGCCGGATCTAATTATACAATTAGTTACGCAGGGGCTAACTTTGCTATTACTGCAAAACCAATTACAGTAACAGCAACTGCATCGCAAACAAAAGTGTACGGAACAACAGATCCTGTTTTTGCTTATACAGTTTCGCCAAGTTTGGTAGGTAGTGATGCCTTTACTGGTGCTTTAACAAGAGCTGCTGGAGTGAATGTGGGTGTTTACGCTATAACACAAGGTACCTTAAGTGCTGGTACTAACTATAGCATTACTTATGTAAGCAAAGATTTTACTATTACTGCAAAACCAATTACAGTAACAGCAAATACTTCACAAACCAAAGTATATGGAACAACAGATCCTGTTTTTACTTATACTGTTTCGCCAAGTTTGGTAGGCAGTGATGCCTTTACTGGTGTTTTAACAAGAGCAGCTGGAGTGAATGTGGGCGTTTACGCTATCACGCAAGGTACCTTAAGTGCTGGTACTAACTATAGCATTACTTATGTAAGCAAAGATTTTACTATTACGAAAGCAGATCAGGTAATTACCTGGAATCAGACTTTGGGATTAGGCTGTAATGGAGAAACTAGTATTGTTTTGACTGCTGTTGCTAATAGTGGTTTAGCAGTAAATTATGCTTCTTCTAATACTAACATTGCTACTGTTTCAAATAATTCAGTAATTTTCCAAAATTATGGGTCTGCAGCTATTACAGCTTCGCAACCAGGAAACATAAATTACAATGCAGCTCCGGCAGTTGTTTTACCAGTAGTATCTAGTCAGCCTAACCTGATTAGAAAACAATTTGAAAATATTATATTCTTTGACAATAGTTCTAAGAGTTTTAAATTGTATAGCTGGTATAAAAATGGGGTTTTAGTTCCTGGACAAACTTCACAATATTTCAAAGAAAGTGGTCCTTTGAATGGAACTTATTATGCAGTAGCAACAAAACTAGACGGAACATTAATTACAACCTGTACCTTGACTTTATCTCCTACAATAGAAGAAGAGTACATAAGAATTGTTCCAAACCCTGTTAGAAGTAATGCGAGTTTCCAATTGATAACGAATGTTAGTACAAACAGATTACAAAATGCGCGTATTGAGGTTTATAATTTAACTGGTAACTTACTAACTACTATTAACACAAGTCAAAATACTATTGACATGATAGCTCCAAGTGTTGAGGGAATTTATATTGTAAAAATGACCTTAACAAATGGTAAATATTTTACTAAAAACCTTTTAGTGAGAAATTAA